A window of Thunnus thynnus chromosome 17, fThuThy2.1, whole genome shotgun sequence contains these coding sequences:
- the LOC137168362 gene encoding tumor necrosis factor ligand superfamily member 6-like, with amino-acid sequence MVRFCSCTRKICISYRKSAVDMAEDGYPFVNSMDSHATCPPVPPRLSQGQRCARVGQKVLFILVSVVLCSMIVEACLIYHLYQIESVTSASISKIITEQDVAATKRPSPVISPSKPVAHLTDGQDVVHAKDIMAWSTDADPLLYEIDYKDRSLVIQKEGYYYVYSKVSFSDNDVFHHLVELRTEKYTGKSINLLKSRKYSNLSKHSSYKQSNSYLGGVFHLSKGDAIFVKVSNTSKIMRQKPSDNVFGAYTI; translated from the exons ttaCAGAAAGAGCGCTGTTGATATGGCTGAGGATGGGTATCCTTTTGTAAACTCGATGGACAGCCATGCCACCTGTCCTCCAGTACCACCCAGGCTAAGCCAGGGGCAACGGTGTGCCAGGGTGGGACAGAAAGTGCTGTTCATCCTGGTGAGCGTGGTATTATGCAGCATGATCGTAGAGGCCTGTCTCATCTACCATCTCTACCAAATTGAATCT GTCACCTCAGCATCAATCTCTAAGATCATCACAG AACAAGATGTTGCTGCCACCAAACGGCCCAGTCCTGTTATTTCTCCTTCCAAACCAGTTGCACATCTGACAG atGGACAAGACGTAGTTCATGCAAAAGACATTATGGCATGGAGCACAGATGCAGACCCTCTCCTCTATGAAATAGACTACAAAGACAGAAGTCTTGTCATTCAGAAGGAGGGGTATTACTATGTCTACTCCAAAGTTTCCTTCTCAGACAACGATGTATTTCATCATCTTGTTGAATTGCGTACTGAAAAGTATACTGGGAAAAGTATTAACCTCTTGAAGTCCAGGAAATATTCCAATCTTTCCAAACATTCCTCTTACAAACAATCCAACAGTTACTTGGGTGGAGTGTTTCACCTCTCCAAAGGTGATGCCATTTTTGTGAAAGTGAGCAACACCTCAAAAATCATGCGACAGAAACCGTCTGATAATGTCTTTGGTGCATATACGATATGA